One window from the genome of Oncorhynchus gorbuscha isolate QuinsamMale2020 ecotype Even-year linkage group LG14, OgorEven_v1.0, whole genome shotgun sequence encodes:
- the slco1d1 gene encoding solute carrier organic anion transporter family, member 1D1, with the protein MSVETKAPRVPCCSKLKLFLVSLSFVYFAKAFGGSYMKSSVTQIERRFDIPSSLIGVIDGSFEIGNLLVIAFVSYFGAKLHRPRLIGIGCLIMAAGAFLTALPHFFQGQYVYETTLSHIPEENSTESILPCLANTSHLVINDLSTAASKAACEKEAGSSMWIYVFLGNMLRGIGETPVMPLGVSYLDDYARKENTAIYLACLQTVGILGPVFGFMFGSFCAKIYVDIGSVDLESISINHKDSRWVGAWWLGFLVSGFLMLLAGIPFWFLPNTLAKQCKSPSKKRQKEDIQAKSSSDTPEVEPEQGSFLPEDNTEEDAPQPVTMAAMAKDFVPSLKRLFSNKVYLLIILTSVVAFNGFIGMITFKPKFMEQVYGQSPSKAIFLIGSMNLPAVAVGVIVGGLVMKRFKLSVLGAARLSIVSSFLSFCLLLIQYFLQCDNSEVAGLTMTYQGATEVSYQQESLLSQCNMGCSCSLKHWDPVCARNGITYASPCLAGCKISTGVGKEMEFHNCTCVQELKGGLMAPPTNMSAILGQCPRKSDCDRMFKFYMAVSVLGAFVSACGGTSGYIVLLRSIHPDLKSLALGMQTLIGRTLGGIPPPIYFGALIDRTCLKWGLKRCGGQGACRFYDSHAFRITFLGLVYCLYGLANLLWGVLYLQLSKRQKKLELRSQAKATALEANGNNNPNGHAMVSIFKNKDDLDRDNESTI; encoded by the exons ATGAGTGTTGAAACTAAGGCGCCCCGGGTGCCTTGCTGCTCCAAACTGAAG CTGTTCCTGGTTTCCCTGTCCTTTGTGTACTTCGCAAAAGCCTTCGGGGGAAGCTACATGAAGAGTTCTGTCACCCAGATAGAGAGACGCTTCGACATCCCCAGCTCACTTATAGGAGTCATCGATGGCAGCTTTGAGATTG GTAACCTGCTGGTGATAGCATTTGTGAGCTACTTTGGGGCGAAGCTCCACAGGCCCAGACTGATAGGGATTGGCTGTCTCATTATGGCTGCTGGGGCCTTCCTAACTGCTCTGCCACACTTCTTCCAGGGACA GTATGTATATGAAACAACCCTGTCACATATACCTGAGGAAAACTCGACAGAAAGTATACTGCCTTGTCTGGCCAACACGAGTCATCTGGTCATAAATGATCTGTCCACAGCTGCGAGTAAAGCAG CGTGTGAGAAGGAGGCAGGCTCGTCCATGTGGATCTATGTATTCCTGGGTAACATGCTGCGAGGGATCGGAGAGACGCCTGTGATGCCTTTAGGAGTGTCCTATCTGGACGACTACGCCAGAAAGGAGAACACCGCCATCTACCTTG CGTGTTTACAGACTGTTGGCATCCTGGGGCCTGTATTTGGCTTCATGTTTGGCTCCTTCTGTGCCAAGATCTACGTGGACATTGGCTCTGTGGATTTAG AGAGCATCTCCATCAACCACAAGGACTCTCGCTGGGTGGGGGCCTGGTGGTTAGGCTTCCTGGTATCTGGCTTCCTGATGCTCCTGGCTGGGATTCCATTTTGGTTCCTCCCCAATACTCTGGCTAAGCAGTGCAAGAGCCCCAGCAAAAAGAGACAGAAGGAGGACATACAGGCGAAGAGCTCCTCTGACACCCCAGAGGTGGAGCCGGAGCAGGGCAGTTTCCTACCGGAGGACAACACTGAGGAGGATGCACCACAGCCTGTCACCATGGCTGCCATGGCTAAAG ATTTTGTGCCGTCCCTGAAAAGGCTGTTCAGCAACAAAGTCTACCTGCTGATCATCCTGACATCCGTGGTGGCATTCAATGGCTTCATAGGGATGATCACCTTCAAACCCAAGTTCATGGAGCAGGTCTACGGGCAGTCTCCCTCCAAGGCAATCTTCTTGATAG gttCGATGAACCTGCCTGCGGTGGCAGTTGGGGTCATCGTGGGAGGCTTGGTGATGAAGCGGTTCAAGCTGAGCGTTCTGGGAGCCGCCCGACTCTCCAttgtctcctccttcctctccttctgcctcctgCTCATCCAGTACTTCCTACAGTGTGACAACTCAGAGGTGGCTGGCCTCACCATGACCTATCAAGG GGCTACAGAGGTGTCTTACCAACAGGAGAGCTTGCTATCTCAGTGTAACATGGGCTGCTCCTGTTCCCTGAAACACTGGGACCCTGTGTGTGCCAGAAATGGCATCACCTATGCCTCCCCCTGTCTTGCTGGCTGCAAGATCTCCACGGGCGTAGGCAAGGAGATG GAGTTCCATAACTGCACATGTGTGCAGGAGCTGAAGGGGGGGCTGATGGCTCCACCAACCAACATGTCCGCCATCTTGGGACAGTGCCCCAGGAAGAGTGATTGTGACAGGATGTTTAAGTTCTACATGGCTGTCTCTGTCCTGGGGGCCTTCGTCTCTGCCTGCGGGGGCACATCTGGTTATATCGTCCTGCTCAG ATCTATACACCCCGATTTAAAATCACTGGCTCTTGGGATGCAGACATTGATAGGCAGAACTCTGG gtgGAATCCCTCCCCCTATCTACTTTGGAGCTTTGATTGACAGGACGTGTCTGAAGTGGGGATTAAAGCGATGTGGGGGTCAAGGAGCATGCAGATTCTACGACTCACATGCATTCAG AATAACGTTCCTGGGTCTGGTCTATTGTCTGTACGGCCTGGCCAACCTGCTGTGGGGGGTGCTGTACCTGCAACTGTCCAAGCGGCAGAAGAAGTTGGAACTGCGAAGCCAGGCCAAGGCTACAGCCCTGGAGGCCAATGGGAACAACAATCCCAATGGACATGCCATGGTCAGCATCTTTAAGAACAAAGATGACCTGGACAGGGACAATGAGAGCACCATCTGA